One Insulibacter thermoxylanivorax genomic region harbors:
- the gmk gene encoding guanylate kinase, with protein sequence MNKGLLIVLSGPSGVGKGTVCAALRQKTTDLVYSVSATTRSPRPGEVDGVNYFFKTREEFERMIEQDELLEWAEYVGNYYGTPAKFVQEQLDQGKDVFLEIEVQGAMKVKQKFPDAVFIFLAPPSLAELEKRIAGRGTDDDEVIRRRMQVARDEIKLMEEYDYIVVNDQIDCACRRIMSIIEAEHCRKERIVPQLTTSLNEVL encoded by the coding sequence ATGAACAAAGGTTTATTGATCGTATTATCGGGACCATCCGGCGTTGGCAAAGGCACGGTCTGCGCAGCGTTGCGTCAGAAAACAACGGATCTCGTCTATTCGGTATCGGCTACCACTCGCAGCCCGCGCCCGGGGGAAGTGGATGGTGTGAACTACTTCTTCAAGACGAGGGAAGAATTCGAACGCATGATCGAGCAGGATGAACTGCTGGAGTGGGCGGAGTACGTCGGCAACTATTACGGCACGCCGGCGAAATTTGTCCAGGAGCAGCTGGATCAAGGGAAGGATGTCTTCCTGGAGATCGAAGTTCAAGGTGCGATGAAGGTCAAGCAGAAGTTTCCGGATGCGGTGTTTATCTTCCTCGCTCCTCCGTCGCTGGCTGAGCTGGAGAAGCGCATCGCGGGGCGTGGAACCGACGATGATGAAGTGATCCGCAGACGGATGCAGGTGGCGAGGGACGAGATCAAACTGATGGAAGAGTATGATTATATCGTTGTGAATGATCAGATCGACTGCGCTTGCAGGCGGATCATGAGTATCATAGAGGCGGAACACTGCCGCAAAGAGCGCATCGTTCCGCAGCTAACTACCAGCTTGAATGAGGTGTTGTAG
- the remA gene encoding extracellular matrix/biofilm regulator RemA: MAIKLINIGFGNIVSANRIISIVSPESAPIKRIIQEARDRHMLIDATYGRRTRAVIITDSDHVILSAVQPETVAHRLTSKEDESED; this comes from the coding sequence ATGGCAATCAAGCTAATCAACATCGGGTTTGGCAACATCGTATCGGCGAACCGGATCATCTCGATCGTAAGTCCGGAGTCTGCGCCGATCAAGCGAATCATCCAGGAAGCGCGTGATCGTCATATGCTGATCGATGCTACTTACGGCAGACGAACGAGAGCGGTCATCATCACGGACAGCGACCATGTGATCTTGTCCGCGGTCCAGCCGGAGACGGTAGCCCATCGTTTAACTTCTAAGGAAGACGAGTCGGAGGATTAG